In the Leucoraja erinacea ecotype New England chromosome 32, Leri_hhj_1, whole genome shotgun sequence genome, one interval contains:
- the smfn gene encoding small fragment nuclease — MPEGRLAAMLMLRGHRAALKAKNLPLVTAIQFPRRSHFTERSVGRPHSPSPHPPFASGPAARLLPRRLTTMAEESMAKRMVWVDLELTGLDVEKDKIIEMACIITDSELNILAEGPHLIVNQPNELLDGMSEWCVEHHGKSGLTQAVKDSKISQQQAEYEFLSFVRQHIPPGHCPLAGSSVHADKKFLDKYMPQFMEHLHYRIIDVSTIKELCRRWYPDEFENAPKKKFSHRALDDIRESIKELQYYRMHVFKESKAEEKKRKTHFENGDKTKRESLNQEANN, encoded by the exons ATGCCGGAGGGCCGATTGGCCGCCATGCTGATGCTGCGTGGTCACAGGGCCGCTCTTAAAGCTAAGAACTTACCCCTTGTCACCGCCATTCAGTTTCCCCGCCGCAGCCATTTCACCGAGCGCTCAGTCGGCCGCCCTCACTCGCCTTCTCCTCATCCACCCTTCGCCTCTGGACCGGCAGCTCGGCTGTTGCCCCGACGTTTGACCACCATGGCAGAGGAGAGTATGGCAAAGAGGATGGTCTGGGTGGACCTGGAG CTGACCGGATTGGATGTAGAAAAAGACAAAATCATAGAAATGGCTTGCATTATAACCGATTCAGAATTGAATATATTGGCTGAG GGTCCACACTTGATTGTTAACCAACCAAATGAGCTCCTGGATGGCATGTCAGAATGGTGTGTGGAACACCATGGAAAG TCGGGTCTCACACAGGCAGTGAAGGACAGCAAAATCAGCCAGCAGCAAGCAGAATATGAATTCCTGTCCTTTGTACGTCAGCATATCCCTCCGGGCCACTGTCCTCTTGCAG GAAGTTCAGTCCATGCTGACAAAAAATTTCTCGACAAGTATATGCCACAGTTCATGGAGCACTTGCATTACAGAATAATTGACGTCAGCACCATCAAGGAATTGTGCAG aCGCTGGTACCCAGATGAATTTGAAAATGCACCAAAGAAGAAATTTTCCCATAG AGCGTTGGATGACATCCGTGAGAGCATCAAAGAGCTGCAATATTATAGGATGCATGTATTTAAAGAAAGCAAAGCAgaggagaagaaaagaaaaacacACTTCGAAAATGGTGATAAAACCAAGCGAGAGAGTCTGAATCAAGAGGCTAATAACTAA
- the LOC129712389 gene encoding mth938 domain-containing protein-like translates to MSSPSIVSLSWGEMKVEGSDTLYKDCKVWPGGKRTWDWRETGTQHRPGVQPADVNEIVNKGIQTLVIGRGMEKALQVPEETLAFIRSKGIHALVLQTEKAVAQYNKLVKEGVAVGGIFHSTC, encoded by the exons ATGTCTTCGCCCTCTATTGTGTCATTAAGCTGGGGAGAAATGAAAGTTGAGGGCAGTGACACTTTATACAAGGATTGTAAAGTCTGGCCAGGAGGGAAACGAACATGGGACTGGCGAGAGACAGGAACTCAG CATCGTCCTGGAGTTCAGCCAGCTGATGTTAATGAAATTGTAAATAAAGGTATCCAAACACTTGTCATTGGAAGGGGGATGGAAAAGGCATTACAA GTGCCTGAGGagacattggctttcatcagaagTAAGGGCATTCATGCCTTAGTTCTGCAAACGGAAAAAGCTGTGGCACAGTATAATAAATTGGTGAAAGAGGGGGTTGCTGTTGGAGGAATCTTCCATTCAACCTGCTAA